Proteins from a genomic interval of Diaphorobacter sp. HDW4A:
- a CDS encoding helix-turn-helix domain-containing protein — protein MKPRYRLNTDGSISIIAMSAEYAAQLRRQRRAYLSPVRTKVTVAMHPEQIKAEMRMKGVTPAMLCDELEVSAPSISQVITGRARSTRIQTRISEIIGKPISKIWSVVPSQHRSRVQAEEGIAA, from the coding sequence ATGAAGCCTCGTTATCGATTGAACACAGATGGTTCGATTTCGATCATTGCGATGTCTGCGGAATATGCAGCTCAACTCCGACGTCAACGTCGTGCATATCTGTCGCCGGTGCGCACGAAGGTGACTGTCGCAATGCACCCGGAGCAAATCAAGGCCGAGATGCGAATGAAGGGGGTGACGCCTGCAATGCTTTGTGATGAGCTGGAAGTGTCCGCTCCGTCTATTTCGCAAGTCATCACCGGCCGCGCGAGAAGCACGCGCATTCAAACGCGCATCTCCGAAATCATCGGCAAACCCATTTCCAAAATCTGGTCGGTTGTTCCGAGCCAGCACCGCAGCCGAGTGCAAGCGGAAGAAGGAATCGCGGCATGA
- a CDS encoding DNA-binding protein: MSQQTSNQIKHRLRKQGLTLKSFAEKNGFKYRTVSDVVRGLRKGSFGEGREVRMKLGLPVND, from the coding sequence ATGAGCCAACAGACCTCTAACCAAATCAAGCATCGCCTGCGCAAGCAAGGACTGACCCTGAAGAGCTTCGCAGAGAAGAACGGCTTCAAGTACCGCACCGTCTCAGACGTTGTTCGCGGCCTTCGCAAAGGCAGTTTTGGCGAGGGTCGCGAAGTGCGAATGAAGCTCGGTCTTCCAGTCAACGACTGA
- a CDS encoding helix-turn-helix domain-containing protein, whose amino-acid sequence MDNIGTRLRDERERLEMTQDQFAELGGVGKRALVYYEKNERSPDAAFLAAVAQVGVNVLYVLTGVHAPGVKAESPLAPDEKIMLDNYRHAPDGVKSGIKTTLGAFAPGASQGSKRKAS is encoded by the coding sequence ATGGACAATATTGGGACTCGCTTGCGCGATGAACGCGAGCGTCTAGAAATGACGCAGGACCAGTTCGCTGAGCTCGGAGGGGTGGGGAAGCGCGCGCTCGTTTATTACGAGAAAAATGAGCGAAGTCCGGATGCCGCTTTTCTTGCGGCTGTTGCGCAAGTTGGTGTGAACGTGCTTTATGTCCTGACGGGTGTCCATGCACCCGGGGTCAAGGCTGAATCGCCGCTCGCGCCCGACGAAAAAATCATGCTGGACAACTATCGTCATGCACCTGACGGAGTGAAGAGTGGAATCAAGACAACGCTTGGCGCGTTCGCGCCTGGAGCCAGCCAAGGCTCCAAGCGCAAGGCTTCTTGA